Proteins co-encoded in one Dasypus novemcinctus isolate mDasNov1 chromosome 18, mDasNov1.1.hap2, whole genome shotgun sequence genomic window:
- the MYADM gene encoding myeloid-associated differentiation marker, which yields MPVTVTRTTVTTTTTSSSGLGSPTIVGSPRALTQPLGLLRLLQLLSTCVAFSLVASVGAWTGPMGNWSMFAWCFCFAVTLIILIVEVGGLQPRFPLSWRNFPITFACYAALFCLSASIIYPTTYVQFLSHGRVRDHSIAATAFSCIACVAYATEVAWTRARPGEITGYMATVPGLLKVLETFVACIIFAFLHDPQLYQRKPALECCVAVYAICFILAAVAILLNLGDCTNALPIPFPSFLSGLALLSVLLYAIALVLWPLYQFDERYGGHSRRSSDSNCHEKHIYYVCLWDRRLAVAILTGINLLAYLADLVYSARLVFVRV from the coding sequence ATGCCCGTGACGGTGACCCGCACGACCGTCACGACCACCACGACGTCATCCTCAGGCCTGGGCTCCCCAACCATCGTGGGGTCCCCCCGGGCACTGACCCAGCCGCTGGGCCTCCTGCGCCTGCTGCAGCTGCTGTCGACCTGCGTGGCCTTCTCGCTGGTGGCCAGCGTGGGCGCCTGGACGGGGCCCATGGGTAACTGGTCCATGTTCGCCTGGTGCTTCTGCTTCGCCGTGACCCTCATCATCCTCATCGTGGAGGTGGGCGGCCTCCAGCCGCGCTTCCCGCTGTCCTGGCGCAACTTCCCCATCACCTTCGCCTGCTACGCCGCACTCTTCTGCCTCTCCGCCTCCATCATCTACCCCACCACCTACGTCCAGTTCCTGTCCCACGGCCGTGTCCGGGACCACAGCATCGCGGCCACTGCCTTCTCCTGCATCGCCTGCGTGGCGTACGCCACCGAAGTGGCCTGGACCCGCGCCCGGCCCGGCGAGATCACCGGGTACATGGCCACCGTGCCGGGGCTGCTCAAGGTGCTGGAGACCTTCGTGGCGTGCATCATCTTCGCGTTCCTCCACGACCCCCAGCTGTACCAGCGCAAGCCGGCCCTGGAGTGCTGTGTGGCCGTGTACGCCATCTGCTTCATCCTGGCGGCCGTGGCCATCCTGCTGAACCTCGGCGACTGCACCAACGCGCTGCCCATCCCCTTCCCCAGCTTCCTCTCGGGGCTCGCCTTGCTCTCCGTCCTGCTCTACGCCATCGCGCTGGTCCTCTGGCCCCTCTACCAGTTCGACGAGAGGTACGGCGGCCATTCCCGGCGGTCTAGTGACAGCAACTGCCACGAGAAGCACATCTACTATGTCTGCTTGTGGGACCGCCGCCTGGCCGTGGCCATCCTGACAGGCATCAACCTGCTGGCTTACCTGGCTGATTTGGTCTACTCTGCCCGCCTGGTCTTCGTCAGGGTCTGA